In the Hyphomicrobiales bacterium genome, one interval contains:
- a CDS encoding conserved hypothetical protein (Evidence 4 : Unknown function but conserved in other organisms), protein MNFEDPNARAVAVKRIAVLQRLVDDLSDIAAGTRPTNLDTDRAIVLRDFRLSAIPLPCLVGYAENHPRLGSKIITTSQLFAMDPEGKWARTLSRFYRLERFDSPFNATRSADNGAFE, encoded by the coding sequence ATGAACTTCGAAGACCCGAATGCACGCGCCGTCGCCGTGAAGAGAATTGCAGTCCTCCAACGCCTGGTTGACGATCTCTCGGATATCGCCGCCGGCACCAGGCCAACAAATCTCGACACTGATCGTGCAATCGTCCTTCGCGACTTCCGCCTCTCCGCAATCCCCCTGCCCTGCCTGGTCGGTTACGCAGAAAATCATCCGCGCCTCGGCAGCAAGATCATAACGACCTCGCAGCTCTTCGCCATGGATCCAGAAGGGAAATGGGCCCGAACTCTCTCCCGCTTCTATCGGCTGGAACGATTTGACTCGCCGTTCAACGCCACGCGCTCGGCGGACAATGGAGCATTCGAATGA
- a CDS encoding hypothetical protein (Evidence 5 : Unknown function), with protein MLRRAASGPVLYRSHGQSMIPRKTRLSVPQLGQSLFEGSSVHLTSCCVEQQRESASQS; from the coding sequence GTGCTCAGGAGGGCCGCTTCTGGCCCAGTTTTGTATCGTTCGCACGGGCAGTCGATGATCCCGCGCAAAACTAGACTGAGTGTGCCCCAGCTCGGCCAAAGCCTGTTTGAAGGCAGCTCCGTCCATCTAACGTCCTGTTGCGTCGAGCAGCAGCGTGAATCGGCCAGCCAGTCCTAA
- a CDS encoding conserved hypothetical protein (Evidence 4 : Unknown function but conserved in other organisms) — MDGAAFKQALAELGHTQSSFARDHRLPVRTIQNWARSGPPEHMALMLSTMLRQQITPPGAIEFDTEDAGTSDAARALDVTLRSVLQRATRAGWPREVAAAGAITWFARQLANKR, encoded by the coding sequence ATGGACGGAGCTGCCTTCAAACAGGCTTTGGCCGAGCTGGGGCACACTCAGTCTAGTTTTGCGCGGGATCATCGACTGCCCGTGCGAACGATACAAAACTGGGCCAGAAGCGGCCCTCCTGAGCACATGGCTCTCATGTTGAGCACCATGCTTCGCCAGCAGATCACGCCACCTGGCGCGATCGAGTTCGACACGGAGGACGCTGGTACCTCCGACGCAGCCCGCGCTCTGGACGTCACCCTTCGGTCTGTACTCCAGCGTGCTACTCGTGCTGGGTGGCCTCGGGAGGTCGCAGCCGCAGGAGCCATTACCTGGTTCGCGCGTCAGCTTGCGAATAAGCGTTAG
- a CDS encoding hypothetical protein (Evidence 5 : Unknown function) — protein sequence MTSAGTSNCILRRRRSRFRNARPQMLASELFDGHAPDRRGGPSPPAASQRLSPKALLVVPWRNGLRCVVRFGLRRRVGLLLVISAVLINERALTIVPIQHRLSFQKLMGEMPEAGGPYRLFAAPHKGR from the coding sequence GTGACGTCTGCCGGGACGTCCAATTGCATTCTCAGAAGGCGGCGATCTCGTTTCCGGAATGCTCGCCCCCAGATGCTGGCAAGCGAGCTTTTCGACGGGCACGCCCCTGACAGGCGCGGAGGACCATCGCCCCCCGCGGCAAGCCAGCGACTATCCCCAAAAGCCCTCCTGGTAGTCCCGTGGCGAAACGGGCTCCGGTGCGTCGTCCGGTTCGGGCTGCGGAGGCGGGTAGGGCTGCTTCTGGTCATCAGCGCCGTGCTCATCAACGAGCGGGCGCTCACGATCGTGCCGATCCAGCATAGGCTCTCCTTTCAGAAACTGATGGGCGAGATGCCTGAGGCCGGCGGACCTTATCGGCTATTTGCTGCACCGCACAAGGGGCGTTGA